A section of the Mangifera indica cultivar Alphonso chromosome 12, CATAS_Mindica_2.1, whole genome shotgun sequence genome encodes:
- the LOC123192099 gene encoding transcription factor bHLH51-like, which yields MAALIRCSQMDKATLLAEVINQVKVLNEMEASKVYLIPMDDDEVKVEPHSDAAVEGTFLFKASICCDYRLELVSDVKQALDTLPLKIVNVEISTLGGRLKNLFVFSSCKQGNIDNGVASQLLANAVHQALSSILDRAFSIAGILTTNNTAEQEAEDPFFRFLELIFLRAWILLG from the coding sequence ATGGCTGCATTAATCCGGTGTTCACAGATGGACAAAGCCACCTTACTTGCTGAAGTCATAAACCAAGTGAAAGTGCTGAATGAAATGGAAGCCAGCAAGGTTTATCTCATCCCAATGGATGACGATGAAGTGAAGGTTGAACCGCATAGTGACGCAGCAGTAGAAGGAACGTTCTTGTTCAAGGCATCGATCTGTTGCGACTACCGCCTCGAACTTGTGTCTGATGTAAAACAAGCTCTCGATACTCTCCCACTGAAGATAGTAAACGTGGAAATATCAACACTCGGAGGTCGGTTGAAGAATCTTTTTGTTTTCAGCAGTTGCAAACAAGGGAATATTGATAATGGTGTGGCGTCCCAGCTTCTTGCAAATGCTGTTCATCAGGCCCTGAGTTCCATCCTGGATAGAGCATTCTCCATCGCCGGAATACTCACCACGAACAACACTGCCGAACAAGAGGCAGAGGATCCCTTTTTTCGATTCCTGGAGCTCATCTTCTTGAGAGCTTGGATCTTGCTGGGCTAG
- the LOC123192928 gene encoding senescence-specific cysteine protease SAG12-like isoform X1, whose protein sequence is MSTLSNKFQLTCLASLLIFSSWAIHALCHPLNEEFIQQRHEEWMSQHGRFYKDAQEKERRYNIFKNNLEYIENFNNGVDRGYKLAINKFADLTNQEFRSLYTGYKRKTSKAEASSKDTPFTYVNLTTMPTSLDWREKGAVNPVKDQGRCGCCWAFSAVAAVEGITQITTGQLISLSEQELVDCDTKDQGCKGGLMDYAFEFIIANGGLTTEADYPFEAKDGYCKTTKMANRAAKITGYTDVPANNEQALLQAVANQPVSVSIEGSSQDFKFYSGGVFTGNCGTRLNHAVTAIGYGATSGGAKYWLMKNSWGTDWGEGGFMRIQRDVGDRRGLCGLAKEASYPTA, encoded by the exons ATGAGTACTCTCTCAAACAAGTTCCAACTTACCTGCCTGGCTTCACTCCTTATTTTTTCCAGTTGGGCCATTCATGCTCTGTGCCACCCTCTCAATGAGGAATTTATCCAACAAAGGCATGAGGAATGGATGTCTCAACACGGACGCTTCTATAAAGATGCACAAGAAAAGGAGCGACGCTATAATATATTCAAGAACAACTTAGaatacattgaaaattttaacaatggtGTGGACCGCGGATACAAGCTAGCTATAAACAAGTTTGCAGACCTTACAAACCAAGAATTTCGTAGCTTGTATACCGGTTACAAGAGGAAAACCTCCAAAGCAGAAGCCTCATCAAAAGACACGCCCTTTACATATGTAAATTTAACAACTATGCCAACTAGTTTAGACTGGAGAGAAAAGGGTGCTGTGAACCCTGTTAAGGACCAAGGTAGATGTG GTTGCTGTTGGGCGTTTTCTGCTGTGGCGGCTGTGGAAGGAATAACTCAAATAACGACTGGTCAGTTAATATCTTTATCTGAGCAGGAGCTCGTCGACTGCGATACTAAAGATCAAGGCTGTAAAGGGGGTCTCATGGATTATGcctttgagtttattatagCCAATGGTGGCCTAACAACTGAGGCTGATTATCCTTTCGAGGCAAAGGATGGTTATTGCAAGACGACGAAGATGGCAAATCGAGCTGCCAAGATTACTGGGTACACAGATGTGCCAGCTAACAACGAGCAGGCCTTGCTGCAAGCTGTGGCAAACCAGCCAGTGTCTGTTTCAATTGAGGGGAGTAGCCAGGATTTTAAGTTTTACTCAGGTGGAGTATTTACTGGTAACTGTGGCACACGTTTAAACCATGCCGTTACTGCCATCGGGTATGGCGCCACCAGTGGTGGCGCCAAGTACTGGCTGATGAAGAATTCTTGGGGCACTGATTGGGGCGAAGGCGGGTTCATGAGGATTCAGAGAGATGTTGGTGACAGAAGAGGCCTCTGTGGACTTGCAAAGGAAGCATCATATCCAACAGCTTGA
- the LOC123192928 gene encoding senescence-specific cysteine protease SAG12-like isoform X2: protein MSTLSNKFQLTCLASLLIFSSWAIHALCHPLNEEFIQQRHEEWMSQHGRFYKDAQEKERRYNIFKNNLEYIENFNNGVDRGYKLAINKFADLTNQEFRSLYTGYKRKTSKAEASSKDTPFTYVNLTTMPTSLDWREKGAVNPVKDQGCCWAFSAVAAVEGITQITTGQLISLSEQELVDCDTKDQGCKGGLMDYAFEFIIANGGLTTEADYPFEAKDGYCKTTKMANRAAKITGYTDVPANNEQALLQAVANQPVSVSIEGSSQDFKFYSGGVFTGNCGTRLNHAVTAIGYGATSGGAKYWLMKNSWGTDWGEGGFMRIQRDVGDRRGLCGLAKEASYPTA from the exons ATGAGTACTCTCTCAAACAAGTTCCAACTTACCTGCCTGGCTTCACTCCTTATTTTTTCCAGTTGGGCCATTCATGCTCTGTGCCACCCTCTCAATGAGGAATTTATCCAACAAAGGCATGAGGAATGGATGTCTCAACACGGACGCTTCTATAAAGATGCACAAGAAAAGGAGCGACGCTATAATATATTCAAGAACAACTTAGaatacattgaaaattttaacaatggtGTGGACCGCGGATACAAGCTAGCTATAAACAAGTTTGCAGACCTTACAAACCAAGAATTTCGTAGCTTGTATACCGGTTACAAGAGGAAAACCTCCAAAGCAGAAGCCTCATCAAAAGACACGCCCTTTACATATGTAAATTTAACAACTATGCCAACTAGTTTAGACTGGAGAGAAAAGGGTGCTGTGAACCCTGTTAAGGACCAAG GTTGCTGTTGGGCGTTTTCTGCTGTGGCGGCTGTGGAAGGAATAACTCAAATAACGACTGGTCAGTTAATATCTTTATCTGAGCAGGAGCTCGTCGACTGCGATACTAAAGATCAAGGCTGTAAAGGGGGTCTCATGGATTATGcctttgagtttattatagCCAATGGTGGCCTAACAACTGAGGCTGATTATCCTTTCGAGGCAAAGGATGGTTATTGCAAGACGACGAAGATGGCAAATCGAGCTGCCAAGATTACTGGGTACACAGATGTGCCAGCTAACAACGAGCAGGCCTTGCTGCAAGCTGTGGCAAACCAGCCAGTGTCTGTTTCAATTGAGGGGAGTAGCCAGGATTTTAAGTTTTACTCAGGTGGAGTATTTACTGGTAACTGTGGCACACGTTTAAACCATGCCGTTACTGCCATCGGGTATGGCGCCACCAGTGGTGGCGCCAAGTACTGGCTGATGAAGAATTCTTGGGGCACTGATTGGGGCGAAGGCGGGTTCATGAGGATTCAGAGAGATGTTGGTGACAGAAGAGGCCTCTGTGGACTTGCAAAGGAAGCATCATATCCAACAGCTTGA